The following proteins are co-located in the Vigna unguiculata cultivar IT97K-499-35 chromosome 9, ASM411807v1, whole genome shotgun sequence genome:
- the LOC114164271 gene encoding carotenoid 9,10(9',10')-cleavage dioxygenase-like isoform X1: protein MATSYKPFISNCFIQKRPSHDVSQKSPHFNLPPFPSFKPLKKIVLGVPSLIDVQKTMTDAAAKFLEAFVDSFFEFVDQPLLPSQSNFAPVEELGEAVLVTSIQGRIPDDFPEGVYIRNGPNPLFGGLKSTNSIFGRSSHIWVEGEGMLHAIYFKRSSQGSWKVLYNNKHVETDTYNIEKQLSKPSFLPAIEGDSLAIFSAYLLNWLRFGKVNKYISNTNVFEHSGRFYSVAENHIPQEIDIFTLKTIRNWNVNGAWDRPFTSHPKKAPGTGELVTLGVAPAKPFVVAGIISADGEKLVQKVDLQLNRCTLCHDIGVTKRYIVIMDFPLTIDLNRLLRGGQLIKYNKEEYARIGILPRYGDANSIKWFEVEPNCTFHIINSFEDGHEVVVRGCSSLDSLIPGPNLSLKEYEWLSRCHEWRLNMHTGEVKEKDVCGGNVVYMDFPVINGNFTGMRNRYAYTQVVDAIASSTQGAPKYGGLAKLYFEESRTEFSKGEKEKEKAEEGVRVECHMFDKNTFCSGAAFVPREGGVEEDDGWIIAFVHNEDTIISEVHIIDAKKFSGEVVTKITMPGRVPYGFHGAFMQISFQAQEHNSVYHQQTP, encoded by the exons ATGGCCACTTCATATAAACCATTCATATCAAATTGTTTCATTCAGAAAAGACCCTCCCATGATGTCTCACAAAAATCTCCTCACTTCAACCTTCCACCTTTCCCTTCCTTCAAG CCACTCAAGAAAATTGTGCTTGGAGTCCCTTCATTAATTGATGTTCAAAAGACCATGACAGACGCTGCAGCTAAATTTCTTGAAGCTTTTGTAGATTcattctttgaatttgttgatcaGCCACTGCTTCCATCTCAG AGTAACTTTGCTCCGGTGGAGGAGTTGGGTGAAGCCGTTCTTGTTACCAGCATCCAGGGACGAATTCCAGATGATTTTCCAGAGGGTGTTTACATAAGAAATG GACCAAATCCACTTTTTGGAGgattaaaatcaacaaattctaTATTTGGAAGGTCAAGTCACATCTGGGTGGAAGGAGAGGGAATGCTTCACGCAATTTACTTTAAGAGGTCAAGTCAAGGGAGTTGGAAGGTTCTTTACAACAACAAGCACGTTGAAACCGATACATACAACATAGAAAAGCAACTCAGCAAACCATCGTTTCTACCGGCCATTGAAGGCGATTCACTCGCCATTTTCTCTGCTTATCTCCTAAACTGG TTGCGATTCGGCAAAGTAAACAAGTACATCAGCAACACCAATGTGTTTGAACATTCTGGGAGGTTTTACTCGGTTGCCGAAAATCACATTCCACAAGAGATTGATATCTTCACACTAAAAACTATAAGAAATTGGAATGTCAATGGAGCCTGGGATCGTCCTTTTACCAGTCATCCAAAG AAGGCTCCAGGTACGGGGGAGCTAGTTACGTTAGGGGTTGCACCGGCCAAACCTTTTGTCGTTGCTGGAATTATTTCTG CTGATGGAGAGAAATTGGTTCAAAAAGTTGACCTCCAACTAAATAGGTGCACTCTATGTCATGACATTGGTGTTACAAAGAG ATACATTGTGATCATGGATTTTCCTCTAACTATTGATCTAAACAGACTTCTTAGAGGAGGCCA attaataaagtataataaGGAGGAATACGCAAGGATTGGAATACTGCCACGCTATGGTGatgccaactcaatcaaatggTTTGAGGTGGAACCTAATTGCACCTTTCACATTATCAACTCTTTTGAGGATGGACACGAG GTTGTAGTGAGGGGTTGCTCATCTCTAGATTCGCTAATTCCCGGACCTAACCTAAGTTTGAAGGAATACGAGTGGTTATCTCGCTGTCACGAATGGCGATTGAATATGCACACAGGAGAAGTTAAGGAGAAAGATGTGTGTGGAGGCAACGTAGTTTACATGGATTTTCCTGTGATCAATGGAAACTTCACAGGAATGAGGAATAGATATGCATACACCCAAGTAGTCGATGCAATTGCAAGCTCTACTCAAG GAGCGCCAAAATATGGAGGCTTAGCAAAGCTCTATTTTGAAGAATCACGTACAGAGTTCTCCAAG ggagagaaagagaaagagaaagcaGAAGAGGGTGTAAGAGTGGAGTGCCATATGTTTGataaaaacacattttgcaGTGGGGCTGCGTTTGTCCCCAGAGAAGGGGGTGTTGAAGAAGATGACGGTTGGATCATAGCTTTTGTTCACAATGAAGATACTATCATATCTGAA GTTCATATAATCGATGCAAAGAAGTTTTCTGGTGAAGTGGTTACCAAAATTACCATGCCTGGCAGAGTACCATATGGGTTTCATGGAGCTTTCATGCAAATTTCTTTTCAGGCACAGGAGCACAACAGTGTGTATCACCAACAAACGCCTTAA
- the LOC114164271 gene encoding carotenoid 9,10(9',10')-cleavage dioxygenase 1-like isoform X3 — MATSYKPFISNCFIQKRPSHDVSQKSPHFNLPPFPSFKPLKKIVLGVPSLIDVQKTMTDAAAKFLEAFVDSFFEFVDQPLLPSQSNFAPVEELGEAVLVTSIQGRIPDDFPEGVYIRNGPNPLFGGLKSTNSIFGRSSHIWVEGEGMLHAIYFKRSSQGSWKVLYNNKHVETDTYNIEKQLSKPSFLPAIEGDSLAIFSAYLLNWLRFGKVNKYISNTNVFEHSGRFYSVAENHIPQEIDIFTLKTIRNWNVNGAWDRPFTSHPKKAPGTGELVTLGVAPAKPFVVAGIISADGEKLVQKVDLQLNRCTLCHDIGVTKRLIKYNKEEYARIGILPRYGDANSIKWFEVEPNCTFHIINSFEDGHEVVVRGCSSLDSLIPGPNLSLKEYEWLSRCHEWRLNMHTGEVKEKDVCGGNVVYMDFPVINGNFTGMRNRYAYTQVVDAIASSTQGAPKYGGLAKLYFEESRTEFSKGEKEKEKAEEGVRVECHMFDKNTFCSGAAFVPREGGVEEDDGWIIAFVHNEDTIISEVHIIDAKKFSGEVVTKITMPGRVPYGFHGAFMQISFQAQEHNSVYHQQTP; from the exons ATGGCCACTTCATATAAACCATTCATATCAAATTGTTTCATTCAGAAAAGACCCTCCCATGATGTCTCACAAAAATCTCCTCACTTCAACCTTCCACCTTTCCCTTCCTTCAAG CCACTCAAGAAAATTGTGCTTGGAGTCCCTTCATTAATTGATGTTCAAAAGACCATGACAGACGCTGCAGCTAAATTTCTTGAAGCTTTTGTAGATTcattctttgaatttgttgatcaGCCACTGCTTCCATCTCAG AGTAACTTTGCTCCGGTGGAGGAGTTGGGTGAAGCCGTTCTTGTTACCAGCATCCAGGGACGAATTCCAGATGATTTTCCAGAGGGTGTTTACATAAGAAATG GACCAAATCCACTTTTTGGAGgattaaaatcaacaaattctaTATTTGGAAGGTCAAGTCACATCTGGGTGGAAGGAGAGGGAATGCTTCACGCAATTTACTTTAAGAGGTCAAGTCAAGGGAGTTGGAAGGTTCTTTACAACAACAAGCACGTTGAAACCGATACATACAACATAGAAAAGCAACTCAGCAAACCATCGTTTCTACCGGCCATTGAAGGCGATTCACTCGCCATTTTCTCTGCTTATCTCCTAAACTGG TTGCGATTCGGCAAAGTAAACAAGTACATCAGCAACACCAATGTGTTTGAACATTCTGGGAGGTTTTACTCGGTTGCCGAAAATCACATTCCACAAGAGATTGATATCTTCACACTAAAAACTATAAGAAATTGGAATGTCAATGGAGCCTGGGATCGTCCTTTTACCAGTCATCCAAAG AAGGCTCCAGGTACGGGGGAGCTAGTTACGTTAGGGGTTGCACCGGCCAAACCTTTTGTCGTTGCTGGAATTATTTCTG CTGATGGAGAGAAATTGGTTCAAAAAGTTGACCTCCAACTAAATAGGTGCACTCTATGTCATGACATTGGTGTTACAAAGAG attaataaagtataataaGGAGGAATACGCAAGGATTGGAATACTGCCACGCTATGGTGatgccaactcaatcaaatggTTTGAGGTGGAACCTAATTGCACCTTTCACATTATCAACTCTTTTGAGGATGGACACGAG GTTGTAGTGAGGGGTTGCTCATCTCTAGATTCGCTAATTCCCGGACCTAACCTAAGTTTGAAGGAATACGAGTGGTTATCTCGCTGTCACGAATGGCGATTGAATATGCACACAGGAGAAGTTAAGGAGAAAGATGTGTGTGGAGGCAACGTAGTTTACATGGATTTTCCTGTGATCAATGGAAACTTCACAGGAATGAGGAATAGATATGCATACACCCAAGTAGTCGATGCAATTGCAAGCTCTACTCAAG GAGCGCCAAAATATGGAGGCTTAGCAAAGCTCTATTTTGAAGAATCACGTACAGAGTTCTCCAAG ggagagaaagagaaagagaaagcaGAAGAGGGTGTAAGAGTGGAGTGCCATATGTTTGataaaaacacattttgcaGTGGGGCTGCGTTTGTCCCCAGAGAAGGGGGTGTTGAAGAAGATGACGGTTGGATCATAGCTTTTGTTCACAATGAAGATACTATCATATCTGAA GTTCATATAATCGATGCAAAGAAGTTTTCTGGTGAAGTGGTTACCAAAATTACCATGCCTGGCAGAGTACCATATGGGTTTCATGGAGCTTTCATGCAAATTTCTTTTCAGGCACAGGAGCACAACAGTGTGTATCACCAACAAACGCCTTAA
- the LOC114164271 gene encoding carotenoid 9,10(9',10')-cleavage dioxygenase-like isoform X2, with protein sequence MATSYKPFISNCFIQKRPSHDVSQKSPHFNLPPFPSFKPLKKIVLGVPSLIDVQKTMTDAAAKFLEAFVDSFFEFVDQPLLPSQSNFAPVEELGEAVLVTSIQGRIPDDFPEGVYIRNGPNPLFGGLKSTNSIFGRSSHIWVEGEGMLHAIYFKRSSQGSWKVLYNNKHVETDTYNIEKQLSKPSFLPAIEGDSLAIFSAYLLNWLRFGKVNKYISNTNVFEHSGRFYSVAENHIPQEIDIFTLKTIRNWNVNGAWDRPFTSHPKKAPGTGELVTLGVAPAKPFVVAGIISADGEKLVQKVDLQLNRCTLCHDIGVTKRLLRGGQLIKYNKEEYARIGILPRYGDANSIKWFEVEPNCTFHIINSFEDGHEVVVRGCSSLDSLIPGPNLSLKEYEWLSRCHEWRLNMHTGEVKEKDVCGGNVVYMDFPVINGNFTGMRNRYAYTQVVDAIASSTQGAPKYGGLAKLYFEESRTEFSKGEKEKEKAEEGVRVECHMFDKNTFCSGAAFVPREGGVEEDDGWIIAFVHNEDTIISEVHIIDAKKFSGEVVTKITMPGRVPYGFHGAFMQISFQAQEHNSVYHQQTP encoded by the exons ATGGCCACTTCATATAAACCATTCATATCAAATTGTTTCATTCAGAAAAGACCCTCCCATGATGTCTCACAAAAATCTCCTCACTTCAACCTTCCACCTTTCCCTTCCTTCAAG CCACTCAAGAAAATTGTGCTTGGAGTCCCTTCATTAATTGATGTTCAAAAGACCATGACAGACGCTGCAGCTAAATTTCTTGAAGCTTTTGTAGATTcattctttgaatttgttgatcaGCCACTGCTTCCATCTCAG AGTAACTTTGCTCCGGTGGAGGAGTTGGGTGAAGCCGTTCTTGTTACCAGCATCCAGGGACGAATTCCAGATGATTTTCCAGAGGGTGTTTACATAAGAAATG GACCAAATCCACTTTTTGGAGgattaaaatcaacaaattctaTATTTGGAAGGTCAAGTCACATCTGGGTGGAAGGAGAGGGAATGCTTCACGCAATTTACTTTAAGAGGTCAAGTCAAGGGAGTTGGAAGGTTCTTTACAACAACAAGCACGTTGAAACCGATACATACAACATAGAAAAGCAACTCAGCAAACCATCGTTTCTACCGGCCATTGAAGGCGATTCACTCGCCATTTTCTCTGCTTATCTCCTAAACTGG TTGCGATTCGGCAAAGTAAACAAGTACATCAGCAACACCAATGTGTTTGAACATTCTGGGAGGTTTTACTCGGTTGCCGAAAATCACATTCCACAAGAGATTGATATCTTCACACTAAAAACTATAAGAAATTGGAATGTCAATGGAGCCTGGGATCGTCCTTTTACCAGTCATCCAAAG AAGGCTCCAGGTACGGGGGAGCTAGTTACGTTAGGGGTTGCACCGGCCAAACCTTTTGTCGTTGCTGGAATTATTTCTG CTGATGGAGAGAAATTGGTTCAAAAAGTTGACCTCCAACTAAATAGGTGCACTCTATGTCATGACATTGGTGTTACAAAGAG ACTTCTTAGAGGAGGCCA attaataaagtataataaGGAGGAATACGCAAGGATTGGAATACTGCCACGCTATGGTGatgccaactcaatcaaatggTTTGAGGTGGAACCTAATTGCACCTTTCACATTATCAACTCTTTTGAGGATGGACACGAG GTTGTAGTGAGGGGTTGCTCATCTCTAGATTCGCTAATTCCCGGACCTAACCTAAGTTTGAAGGAATACGAGTGGTTATCTCGCTGTCACGAATGGCGATTGAATATGCACACAGGAGAAGTTAAGGAGAAAGATGTGTGTGGAGGCAACGTAGTTTACATGGATTTTCCTGTGATCAATGGAAACTTCACAGGAATGAGGAATAGATATGCATACACCCAAGTAGTCGATGCAATTGCAAGCTCTACTCAAG GAGCGCCAAAATATGGAGGCTTAGCAAAGCTCTATTTTGAAGAATCACGTACAGAGTTCTCCAAG ggagagaaagagaaagagaaagcaGAAGAGGGTGTAAGAGTGGAGTGCCATATGTTTGataaaaacacattttgcaGTGGGGCTGCGTTTGTCCCCAGAGAAGGGGGTGTTGAAGAAGATGACGGTTGGATCATAGCTTTTGTTCACAATGAAGATACTATCATATCTGAA GTTCATATAATCGATGCAAAGAAGTTTTCTGGTGAAGTGGTTACCAAAATTACCATGCCTGGCAGAGTACCATATGGGTTTCATGGAGCTTTCATGCAAATTTCTTTTCAGGCACAGGAGCACAACAGTGTGTATCACCAACAAACGCCTTAA
- the LOC114164271 gene encoding carotenoid 9,10(9',10')-cleavage dioxygenase 1-like isoform X4 produces the protein MTDAAAKFLEAFVDSFFEFVDQPLLPSQSNFAPVEELGEAVLVTSIQGRIPDDFPEGVYIRNGPNPLFGGLKSTNSIFGRSSHIWVEGEGMLHAIYFKRSSQGSWKVLYNNKHVETDTYNIEKQLSKPSFLPAIEGDSLAIFSAYLLNWLRFGKVNKYISNTNVFEHSGRFYSVAENHIPQEIDIFTLKTIRNWNVNGAWDRPFTSHPKKAPGTGELVTLGVAPAKPFVVAGIISADGEKLVQKVDLQLNRCTLCHDIGVTKRYIVIMDFPLTIDLNRLLRGGQLIKYNKEEYARIGILPRYGDANSIKWFEVEPNCTFHIINSFEDGHEVVVRGCSSLDSLIPGPNLSLKEYEWLSRCHEWRLNMHTGEVKEKDVCGGNVVYMDFPVINGNFTGMRNRYAYTQVVDAIASSTQGAPKYGGLAKLYFEESRTEFSKGEKEKEKAEEGVRVECHMFDKNTFCSGAAFVPREGGVEEDDGWIIAFVHNEDTIISEVHIIDAKKFSGEVVTKITMPGRVPYGFHGAFMQISFQAQEHNSVYHQQTP, from the exons ATGACAGACGCTGCAGCTAAATTTCTTGAAGCTTTTGTAGATTcattctttgaatttgttgatcaGCCACTGCTTCCATCTCAG AGTAACTTTGCTCCGGTGGAGGAGTTGGGTGAAGCCGTTCTTGTTACCAGCATCCAGGGACGAATTCCAGATGATTTTCCAGAGGGTGTTTACATAAGAAATG GACCAAATCCACTTTTTGGAGgattaaaatcaacaaattctaTATTTGGAAGGTCAAGTCACATCTGGGTGGAAGGAGAGGGAATGCTTCACGCAATTTACTTTAAGAGGTCAAGTCAAGGGAGTTGGAAGGTTCTTTACAACAACAAGCACGTTGAAACCGATACATACAACATAGAAAAGCAACTCAGCAAACCATCGTTTCTACCGGCCATTGAAGGCGATTCACTCGCCATTTTCTCTGCTTATCTCCTAAACTGG TTGCGATTCGGCAAAGTAAACAAGTACATCAGCAACACCAATGTGTTTGAACATTCTGGGAGGTTTTACTCGGTTGCCGAAAATCACATTCCACAAGAGATTGATATCTTCACACTAAAAACTATAAGAAATTGGAATGTCAATGGAGCCTGGGATCGTCCTTTTACCAGTCATCCAAAG AAGGCTCCAGGTACGGGGGAGCTAGTTACGTTAGGGGTTGCACCGGCCAAACCTTTTGTCGTTGCTGGAATTATTTCTG CTGATGGAGAGAAATTGGTTCAAAAAGTTGACCTCCAACTAAATAGGTGCACTCTATGTCATGACATTGGTGTTACAAAGAG ATACATTGTGATCATGGATTTTCCTCTAACTATTGATCTAAACAGACTTCTTAGAGGAGGCCA attaataaagtataataaGGAGGAATACGCAAGGATTGGAATACTGCCACGCTATGGTGatgccaactcaatcaaatggTTTGAGGTGGAACCTAATTGCACCTTTCACATTATCAACTCTTTTGAGGATGGACACGAG GTTGTAGTGAGGGGTTGCTCATCTCTAGATTCGCTAATTCCCGGACCTAACCTAAGTTTGAAGGAATACGAGTGGTTATCTCGCTGTCACGAATGGCGATTGAATATGCACACAGGAGAAGTTAAGGAGAAAGATGTGTGTGGAGGCAACGTAGTTTACATGGATTTTCCTGTGATCAATGGAAACTTCACAGGAATGAGGAATAGATATGCATACACCCAAGTAGTCGATGCAATTGCAAGCTCTACTCAAG GAGCGCCAAAATATGGAGGCTTAGCAAAGCTCTATTTTGAAGAATCACGTACAGAGTTCTCCAAG ggagagaaagagaaagagaaagcaGAAGAGGGTGTAAGAGTGGAGTGCCATATGTTTGataaaaacacattttgcaGTGGGGCTGCGTTTGTCCCCAGAGAAGGGGGTGTTGAAGAAGATGACGGTTGGATCATAGCTTTTGTTCACAATGAAGATACTATCATATCTGAA GTTCATATAATCGATGCAAAGAAGTTTTCTGGTGAAGTGGTTACCAAAATTACCATGCCTGGCAGAGTACCATATGGGTTTCATGGAGCTTTCATGCAAATTTCTTTTCAGGCACAGGAGCACAACAGTGTGTATCACCAACAAACGCCTTAA